The region GCCCTGCAgggtgtgtgaatgtttttttagtCTCCTCCCCATCACACATAGATATTAAAACAGCGTGGAACCCTCTGTCAGTTGAGCCTGAGCCTGCTACTGGTGAAGGGTCTTAGACATCGCGTTGAGGACATTTATGACTACCATGGTTATTTCCCAAGTCCATCGGTAAGGCAAGTGTTGGATTTACTCACATCTCGTTCACCAAAGGTAAGCTTTACTACATCATCATTACCcctttttcagtgttttaaatataaggtttatttttttctcctaatgttatttttattgccTTTTTTTGATTTGTGCAATCTAATGTTTTCAAGCCCTGTCGGGATCATGTGGGTGGTGAacatcagtctgtctgtggagAGAATCAACTTATAGCTTCTGGATCGAAGACATGTTTAGAGAGAAAACTGGAAAACATCAGAGACTTTCCCTATGTCCTAACATTATAACCCCAGACATTATCCCAGAGTTTTCTGTCCCACCTAAGATCACATCTTTCCGGGAGGTGAAGGGTACAGCGTCGAGTTGCAAGGCCCCCATCATCAAAGTATCCCTGTGTGAGCAAAAGAGGGGGAGCCCCAAAAGTGAAGCCTCAGCAGAAGAGTTCACTATTAGCCCACACATCATCCAGGTGGAGACTGTTCACGTGGGCCATAACTGTAGTGATGAGACTACCAATGCAGACCCTAACAGTCAGGCAGCACTCTCCCTGCACCACATTGCCAAAGCCCATACCTGCTATGGCTTCTGTACCCTGCTGGAGAGTCCACATACCAGGAGGAAAGAGTCTCTGTTCCACACTGATCCAGGCTCCTGTGGTATACCACTTCTGCTTCCCAGGAGCAGGTCCTACACTTGCTCCAGGGTCTCCCCGTTTACCTTCCCATCTTCCTCCCCTTGCTCATTTAGTCTCCACACCCTCAGCCCCAGAGGTTATATCCTTCACAGAAAGAGCAACCTAGACAGTGACACCAAATCAACTGAGTTCTCCCCGTTCACTTCCCCATGCCTGAGGAGGTCCCCACCTGAGTCTGCCCTGTTGAAAACATTCAATTATAAAAGGCTTCTCCCCAGAAACATACGGAAGACTGCGGTGTCCAGAAACAACTCGCTGTTGACCGACGGCATACATGATCACAGCCGGAATGTCATTGGGTGGACATCAGGGGGCTTTTCACCAAGCTTCTGTCTGGTTTCTGCCTCAATATTCCCTATAGACTTGGTTCTCCACAGGGAAAGGGTGATGGCGGAGAGCGTGGTCCCTATTGGGAAGGACGGCACCCTGCGACTCGCCACAGAATACAGTCCTGAAAATCGGAGACTGCGGGTGCGACTCATCAATGTTGAGGGCCTTTACACCTGGACGGTGGACCCTAAAAGGATCAACTGCAGTGTCAGCCTTTCCCTGGTGCCTGGAAAGTCCCAGAAGCAGCGCAGCACAGTCATCAGGGAGAGGCATAACCCTGTCTTTAATGAGGACTTCTTCTTTGATGCCATCTTTGAGAAGGACCTATGTCAACGGTCCCTGAGATTTAAAGTTGTCAACAGCATTTCTACTTTGAAAATAATCTGTATTCTTGGGGATGCTGAGCTTCCGCTTACAAGCATTTTTAATTCATAAGTTAGTCATTCACCTGTACACTGTAAGCACTGGTTATATACGGAATCTATTAAATCACTTGGAGTGTTTGTCTTTATTAATAGGGAAAGATGTAAACATGTCATGTGCCAATTTGAAAACTCACTGCCTCTTATTTCCTCTAGCCCTGTAGTTTTGATTATCAGGAATAAACAGAAAACCTACTGGACAATGCAATAAATTGCCTAATTTAACAGTACTAATAGGTAGTCTGTAAAAGCATTTTCACATGCAATTTTTCAGAAAGATATGAATTAATTctaaaatgaacagaaagtaCCACCCATCTTTGAATTGAGCTGGGCCCTGTTTATGCACTATTTCTTCTGAAAAACTTGAAAAGCTTTAAGAGGTTTAATTGGTCAGGGCAC is a window of Esox lucius isolate fEsoLuc1 chromosome 19, fEsoLuc1.pri, whole genome shotgun sequence DNA encoding:
- the c2cd4a gene encoding LOW QUALITY PROTEIN: C2 calcium-dependent domain-containing protein 4A (The sequence of the model RefSeq protein was modified relative to this genomic sequence to represent the inferred CDS: inserted 2 bases in 1 codon), yielding MFSSPVGIMWVVNISLSVERINXYSFWIEDMFREKTGKHQRLSLCPNIITPDIIPEFSVPPKITSFREVKGTASSCKAPIIKVSLCEQKRGSPKSEASAEEFTISPHIIQVETVHVGHNCSDETTNADPNSQAALSLHHIAKAHTCYGFCTLLESPHTRRKESLFHTDPGSCGIPLLLPRSRSYTCSRVSPFTFPSSSPCSFSLHTLSPRGYILHRKSNLDSDTKSTEFSPFTSPCLRRSPPESALLKTFNYKRLLPRNIRKTAVSRNNSLLTDGIHDHSRNVIGWTSGGFSPSFCLVSASIFPIDLVLHRERVMAESVVPIGKDGTLRLATEYSPENRRLRVRLINVEGLYTWTVDPKRINCSVSLSLVPGKSQKQRSTVIRERHNPVFNEDFFFDAIFEKDLCQRSLRFKVVNSISTLKIICILGDAELPLTSIFNS